CCCCAGGCCATGCTGATTTTGGTGGTGAAGTTGAGCGTGTTATGTCAATGGTCGACTCAGTGTTACTGCTAGTTGATGCTATGGACGGACCAATGCCTCAAACTCGTTTTGTAACGCAAAAAGCGTTTGCTTATGGTTTAAAACCAATTGTAGTTATTAATAAAGTTGACCGTCCAGGTGCTCGACCTGATTGGGTTGTTGATCAAGTATTCGATCTATTTGTAAACTTAGGTGCAACTGACGAACAGCTCGATTTTCCTATTGTTTATGCTTCTGCATTAATGGGGATCGCTGGTTTAGATCATGAAGATATGGCTGAAGATATGACGCCATTATTTGAAGCAATCGTTAAACATGTTGAGCCACCAAAAGTTGATTTAGATGGGCCATTCCAAATGCAAATTTCTCAACTTGATTACAATAATTATGTTGGGGTAATTGGTATCGGTCGAATCAAACGTGGTCGCGTAAAACCAAATCAACAAGTAACTATTGTTGATAGTGAAGGTAATAAACGTACGGGTAAAGTTGGGCAAGTACTAGGTCATTTAGGCTTACAACGTTATGAAGCAGAAGTTGCCGAAGCGGGCGATATTATTGCGTTAACTGGTCTTGGTGAATTAGGTATTTCTGACACGATTTGTGATAACAGTTGTGTTGAAGCGCTACCTCCATTAACTGTTGATGAACCAACTGTTACGATGTTCTTTAATGTTAATAGCTCACCTTTTGCTGGTAAAGAAGGTAAATTTGTAACTTCTCGCCAAATTCTTGAGCGCTTGAAGAAAGAACTTGTACATAATGTGGCACTCCGTGTTGAAGAAACACCAGACCCTGACGCATTTAGAGTCTCTGGTCGTGGTGAATTACACTTATCCGTATTAATTGAAAATATGCGCCGTGAAGGTTATGAACTTGGAGTTTCTCGTCCTAAAGTAATCTTCAAAGAGATCGACGGTAAAAGACAAGAACCATTTGAACAAGTAACTCTTGATATTGAAGAACAACATCAAGGTTCAGTGATGGAAGCACTTGGTTTACGTAAAGGTGATCTAACTAATATGTTACCTGATGGTAAAGGTCGTGTGCGTTTAGATTATGTTATTCCAAGTCGTGGTCTTATCGGTTTTAGAACTGAATTTATGACGATGACATCAGGTACAGGTTTGCTTTATTCTACATTTAGTCATTATGACGATGTACGTCCAGGCGAAATTGGTCAACGAATTAATGGTGTTATGATTTCAAACGGTACTGGTAAAGCACTAGCTTATGCGCTTTATAGCTTGCAAGATCGTGGTAAATTATTCTTAGGTCATGGTGCTGAAGTTTATGAAGGTCAAATTATTGGTATTCATACTCGTTCAAATGATTTAACCGTTAACTGTTTAACTGGTAAAAAATTAACTAATATGCGTGCATCTGGTACTGATGAAGCAACGACACTTTCACCGCCAGTTAAAATGTCATTAGAACAAGCGTTAGAATTTATTGATGATGATGAATTAGTGGAAGTAACACCACTATCTATCCGTTTACGTAAGCGTCATTTAACTGAGAATGACCGTAAACGTGCGTTTAGAAACAATAATAAAGACTAACCTTAGTGAATAATCTGTAATAAATCAATTCAATTACAGGTTATAACTACTGAATAAAAGACCTCGCTATTTAGCGAGGTTTTTTTTGGCTTTAACTCTGGCAATCGCATCAGCAATAGATTGTTTACGATCTTGTTGACTCGTTTGGTTACTGTGATTAACAGCCATTGTGCGCGGAAATAGTATGGTTGGCGGCACAAGTTGATTGTAATTTAATCGTTGCTGTTTTTTCTCAGTGAGTTGTAATTCTTCATTTTCACTTAGCGCTGTACCTAATGTACTTAATGTAATACAGTCTGTTGGGCAAGTATTGATGCAATTACTACACGAAGTACATAACTGCGGTAATATGGTGTGTAATACTTGTTTGCTGCCGACAATGGCATCGGTCGGGCAAACGCGGATACATTTGCCACAGCCAATACAATTTTCTTCATCAATAAAAGCTTTATATTGTTGTTTGGTTTGCATAATAACTTCTTGCATTAACTTAAACCTACAATATTACCATCTTTGTCAATATCAATTTGTCGATAAGCTGGATTAGTACCAAGTCCTGGCATCGTCATAACATTACCAGCATAGACGCGAATAAATCCAGCACCAGCAGAAATCGCTAAATGACTGATATCAACATCAAAATCAGTTGGTACATTTTTTAAATTCGCATCAGCACTGATTGACATGGGTGTTTTGGCAATACAAAGAGGTAGATGATCCAGTTTTAATGCTTGAATCTCTTTGATATTTTCAAGCGCCTTTTCAGAAAGATTAGCTTTGTTGGCACCATATTTTTTTACCATTGTTTGAATTTTGTCGATTAAAGGCATGTTATCTGGATAAGGTAGCTTAATTTCACTTGGCGCATCACACGCTTTAATAACATGGTGTGCCAGTTTTTCAGCACCTTTACCACCTTGGGTAAATACTTCACTAACTTCACAAGCGAACGCACCATGTTCAATGGCATATTTTTGTAAGAAAGCAAGTTCTTCATCACTATCATGAGGAAAACGGTTGATAGCAACAATCACCTGTAAACCATAACTTTTCGCATTGTTAATATGCCATGCTAAGTTAGCGGCACCAATTTCGAGTAGTTCGACATTCGATTCTGATATCTCTTTTGGAATGGCTTGTCCTGGTTTAATGTTATATTTACCACTGTTTGATTTAAGGCTGCGTACCGTTGCAACTAACACCACACAAGACGCTTTGATACCTGCTTGACGGTATTTGATATTGAAGAATTTTTCCATTCCCATATCCGATCCAAATCCAGCTTCAGTAATAACATAATCAGCAAGTTGCAAAGCAATGCGGTCAGCAATTACTGAAGAGTTACCATGGGCAATATTAGCAAAAGGCCCAGCATGAATTAACACCGGGGTCTGTTCGACGGTTTGCATTAAATTCGGATTGATGGCATTTTTTAATAGTACCGTCATTGCACCCGCAACTTCAAGTTGTTCTGCGGTAATAGGTTCACCTTGAGTGTTATAGGCTAAAATAATTCGACCAATACGCGCACGCATGTCATGTAAATCAGACGCTAATGCTAAAATTGCCATCAGTTCTGATGCCGCAGTAATTTCAAAACCATCACGGCGTTCAATCCCATTTACGCCACCACCAACGCCAACATTGATATGACGTAATGCACGATCATTGTGATCAATTACACGTTTCCAAACAATACGATTGACATCAATATTTAAACGCTGTAAACCCGTTTGTGCCGTAAACTCATCGCCCAATCGTTCTTCATGATAAAGGCGTGCATCTAGTGCCGCTGATGCTAAATCATGAGCTGCTGTGATAGCGTGAATATCGCCTGTTAAATGTAAATTTAAAGTTTCCATAGGTAAAACTTCGGCCTGACCACCACCAGCAGCACCACCTTTTACACCAAACACTGGACCTAAACTTGGTTGACGAATACAGGCGATGGCTGTTTTACCAATGTAATTTAATCCTTCACTCAGTCCAATTGTATTAACGGTTTTACCTTCACCAAGAGGAGTTGGGGTAATGGCGGTAACCAATATCAATTTACCTTTTGGTTTGTTTTGATTTGATTTAAGAATTGATAAATCGATTTTTGCGACATGTTTACCATAAGGTAACACGTATTGTTCAGGAATATTATATTGTTCTGCGATTTCAGTAATTGGACGTAAGGACATAGTAATTCTCATTTAATTATAATTTTGAGGTATCAGTATAAATAATTTAAATTGCCGAATAAAGCGACAATTTTATCTTTATCGATTTTCGGCACAATTCCTAATTATATTGTTATAATGATGCAATATATTCAATCAAAGGAAAATTGTTAAATGAATTGGTTTTCACAATATGCTCTCTTCTTGGCAGAAACAGCAACAGTGGTAATTGCTATTTTGTCTATTCTTATTTTTATCTTAAGTCAACGTCGCAAATTATCAACCGTTTCTGGGCGTTTATCTGTTAAAGACATCAGTCAGGAATATGAACAAATTAAAGATGATGTATTGATGTCGAGCATGGATGAGTTTGAAGCTAAGCAGTACACGAAAGATCTCAAAAAACAGAAAAAACTTGAGAAAAAGCAGGCAAAATTAGCCATTAAACAAAAACAGAATAAAAATAATAACCAAGTTACTGAAACCAACATTACTGATAACCCTAACCTACAAATAAAAGTTGCAACAGCTAATGGTGCCAAACCTAAGCTGTTTGTATTATCATTTAACGGTAGTATGGATGCGCATGAGGTTGAAGAGTTACGTCAAGAGATCACAGCCGTACTTGCTATTATCAAACCAGAAGATCAAGTTGTCATTAAATTAGAAAGCCCTGGCGGTGTTGTTCATGGTTATGGATTAGCTGCTTCACAATTATTACGTTTTAGAGCGCGTAATATTCCTTTTACTGCTGTCGTTGATAAAGTGGCCGCAAGTGGTGGTTATATGATGGCGTGTACTGCCAATAAAATCGTTGCTGCACCCTTTGCTATTGTTGGTTCAATAGGTGTGGTTGCTCAAATTCCAAACTTTAACCGCTTACTTAAAAAGCATGATGTCGATATCGAACTACAAACAGCCGGTGAATATAAGCGTACACTGACTATGTTTGGTGAAAACACCGATGAAGGACGCCAAAAATTTAAGCAAGAATTAGAAGAGACACATCTGTTATTCAAAGACTTTGTTAAAGAGTATCGCCCTAATGTTGATATTGAGCAAGTGGCAACAGGCGAACATTGGTTTGCAGCTCAAGCGAAAGATAAAGGTTTAGTTGACCAAATCAGTACCAGTGATGATTTTATTTTATCACATCTTGATACACATAAAATTATCTCAGTCAGTTTTCAACGTAAACAAAAGCTGTCTGAAAAAATTTCCAAAAATGTAGTCAAAAGTGTTGAAAGATTATTGTTTAGACAAGGAAATGGGCTTTAGTAGCCCTTTTCTTTATTATGTGAAAATTAGATGTTTATTCATTAAACATAAGTAAATACTTCGCCCCAAAAGTTCACGCTTAAATTTCACTAATAAAAAATATTACTAAGCATTATTTTTTACATCTATTAAAATTCAAAATTCCTGATAGGAATGGGATTTTTTATTGCCAAAAAAGGTTAAATAACATACTATTACCGAAAAATAATAAGGATTAAGGATAATAATGGTATGAAAAAGTTTTTTTGTTGTTTGTTTCTTATATTAAGTGTTGTTTCGTTTTCATCATCTGCAATTAAAAAAGAAAAATATAATCCAATAGATAAAGATATTTTTGTTTTTGATCAATATTCCGCTGATGCTATTAACCTCAAAAAATATGGTGGTTTATATTCTGAACCTAATACACGTTCACTATTTTATCCTTCTTACAAAAAATATAACGGAATGGAAGGTTATTTGGATAAAGAGGTCAAAGTTGGAAATAAAATTTACTTTAAGTTGGTTTTGAAAAATGGGGAAGTTCTTTATCTTAATGATCTCAATTCTTATGATCAGATAGTGAGTGTAAAAAATTATCAAAAACGATTAGATCAGATTGAGAAGTTAAAAGAAATTAAATTACCTAATATAGATGATTTATATGTGGCTAAAGTCGAAACAGATCCAAAATCGAAAGATATTTATATCATCACATTTTCAAATGGTCTAAGATTACACAATGCTGATCTTAATGGGCTTTTATCCCTATCAGAAAAAATAACTAACCCAGATGATTTACATCAATTTATTAATATTATTAATACTGATAATATTAATTTTACCTATAATGCTCAAAATAATATTATTAAGGTCGAGTTAAAAAGCGAACCTTTGAGTATCGAATCCTTTATTTTTAAAGAAAAATTATATACCACAACCGTTACTGCCATACTTAGTAGCAAGGAACGATTATTTATCGATGATTTTAAAATATTACAAAACGATAATATATATGAATCAACCAGTGACTTGTCCTTCAAGAGTAAAAGCGGCACTACTGTATATGAGTGGACTAAATTTATTCTAAATAATCAATTCGTATCTTATATCAATTCACTTAATGATAAAAATGATGTGAAAGTAAGATTTTATGGTTCACGAAAAAATGTGGAAAAGAAAATAGATTCAAAAACTATTGCTAAAATCAAGAAACTATCAACATTAAATGCTCTATTAGCTAAGTATTTTAAATCGGGCTTAGAATAACCATTTATGCAATAATTTTTTATTCAATCATTTAAATATAACCCGCTTTTGCGGGTTTTTTATTGTTTATTACGCTCAAATTTAAACCTGAATATTTATTATAACTATTCATGAAAAAATAAAAATGTTATTGTTAGATAAAATATTTTGTTTATTTATTGCCATATAAGTTAGTCATCTTTTTTTAATTTTGGTAATGGAATATGTATCTTAATGAATAATATCTATTTTTAAGTTGAATAACTCTTTGAATTTATTCATCTCATTTTTTTCTAAGGACTTTGTTACTTTCTAGCAATAATATTAATCGTTAAAATTGACTTTCTATTCTTTGCATTGAAGTTTAATATATAGCCATATTCATATATTCCCATGAATATCGTTCCATTCCTTTATTTATCTTTTCTATAAATCATTAATCATAGCGCTTGAGGACAATTATTATGTTTCAATGGCTTTTTAACTGGATTTTAGATGGACTCAAACACTCACCAGAAATACTTTTGTTTTTATCATTAAGTTTAGGGTATTTAATCGGTGGTATTCGGATTGGTAAATTTCAACTAGGTGGCGTAGCAGGATCGTTATTAGTTGCTGTTGCTTTAAGTGTTTTTGGCGTTACTGTTGATGCTGGCGTTAAAGCCGTTCTTTTTGCTCTGTTTATTTATGCGGTTGGATTTGAAAGTGGTCCACAATTTTTCCGTTCATTAGGTGTTAAAACACTTCGTGAAATTTTTTTAGCACTTTTTATTGCGGTTGCAGGTCTAATTACTGTAGTTGTGCTTGCCAAAGTATTTCATTTAGATAAAGGGCTTGCAGCAGGTTTAGCGGCAGGTGGTTTAACACAATCGGCCATTATGGGTACCGCGTCTGATGCATTAACTCAATTAGGTGTTAGTCCTGAAGAACTTAGCCGATTACAAGGTAATGTTACCATTGGTTATGCGGTAACTTATATTTTTGGTTCACTCGGTGCGATCATCATCTGTGTTAATATTTTACCAAAAATAATGGGGCGAGATATTGGCGATGATGCTATTAAGGCTCAAGCTGAACAGCTTCATGGTTCGCTATTATTAGGTGCTAACCAAAATTTTGCTTTATCCGATATTAGTGGTCGGTTATATCGTGTCACTAATAAGATTAACCAAAGCGTGTCTGATATCGAAAAAACAGTTAATGGTATTAGTGTTGAACGTATCAAACGTGGCAATAAAATTTTGGAAGCATCACCTGATACCTTAATAAAAGCTAAAGATATCATTTTGGTGGTCGGTCACCGTGATGCCATGATACAGGCCAATGATCTTCTTGGTTCGGAAGTGGATTCTGCTTCAGGTATGGATGTTGTGATGAATACACAAGATGTTGAAATGCGTAACTCTCGTTATGTCGGTCAAAGTTTATCACAAGTGTTATCATCTGATGAAGTAATGCAATTAAAACATGGCATCTATCTTGTCGCTATCCATCGTGATGGACAAACACTGCCGCTTAATAACGATTTCCATTTCAAATTAGGTGATGTAATCACCATCTATGGTACCGATAGTGATCTTCGTCGTGTGATTGATAAAATAGGTGCACCAATCACAAAAAGTGAAAAAACAGACTGGATATTCCATGGTTTAGGTTTAGTAGTTGGTCTGATAATTGGTTTAATTGTTATCCGTGTTAGTGATATTCCAATTACCTTAGGTGCTGGTGGTGGGGCGTTGCTTTCAGGTTTGTTATTCGGTTGGTTCCGTTCACTTCATCAAACTATTGGTAATATTCCAACCGGTGCGGTGCAATTGTTAAAAGATTTTGGTTTAGCTGGCTTTGTTGCGGTAGTAGGGTTAAGTTCAGGCCTGCAAGCTATCAATACTATTCGCGAACAAGGATTGTCATTATTCTTAATTGGTGTTGTGGTCACAGTGTTACCAATGTTACTCGCAATTTACTTTGGTAAATATATTCTTGGTTACAAAAATGCTGCTGTATTTGCTGGTGCTCTAGCTGGAGCTCGTAGCGCTAATCCTGCTTTTGGTGAAGTTCTTAACAAAGCGGGTAACTCTACACCAACAAACTCTTTTGCTATCACTTATGCTTTGGCTAATGTATTCCTGACTTTATTAGGACCATTGGTTGTGGCCTTTGTTTAATTACAATCTAACTTTAAGGATACAGAATATGAAGAACCAAACACAATATGCTAAGTATGCTAATTTAAGTCCCTTTGAGTTAAAAGATAACTTAATTAAACTGGCACAAAGCCATGCTGATCGAGCCATGTTAAATGCAGGCAGAGGTAACCCTAATTTTTTAGCTATTTGGCCAAGACAAGCTTTTTTCCAATTAGGGATCTTTGCAACACAAGAATCTGAAATGTCCTATTCTTATTTAAATGAAGGAGTTGGCGGATTTCCAATTAAAGCGGGATTAACAGGGCGCTTCGAACATTTTATTCGCCAAAATTATAATAAAGAAGGCGTATCGTTTTTAGGTAAAGCATTTTCTTATATTCGTGATCAACTTGGGCTTGATGAAAATGCTTTTTTACAAGAGATGGTTGAAGGCATTTTAGGTTGTAACTATCCTGTTCCTGATAGGATGCTCCGTTTTAGCGAAGAAGTGGTAAAATCTTATGTTCTACAGCAGATGGGTGCCCAATACCTTGATCGAGATGATCTTGACTTGTTTGCTGTTGAGGGCGGTACCGCCGCTATGGCATATATATTTAATTCTATGAAAGAAAATAATTTAATCCAAAAAGGGGATAAAATTGCCATTGGTGCTCCGATCTTTACACCTTATCTTGAAATTCCAGAACTAAACGATTATCAATTGGTTGAGGTGTTGATCAACTCTGATCCTGATGCTAATTGGCAGTATCCAGAGTCAGAATTGCGTAAACTTGAAGATCCCTCTATAAAAGCCTTCTTTTTGGTCAACCCTTCCAATCCACCATCCGTAAAAATAGATGATAAAGGATTAAAAATCATTGCTGATATTGTTAAAAAACGTCCAGATCTTATTATATTAACCGATGACGTTTATGGTACCTTTGCTGATGATTTCCAATCTTTATTTGCGATTTGTCCTAAAAATACCATTTTAGTTTATTCATTTTCTAAATATTTTGGGGCTACAGGATGGCGTTTGGGTGTTATTGCAACAACAAAAGATAATGTTTTAGATAGAAAAATTAAAGCATTGCCTAGCAAAACCAAGCAAGTCTTAAATAAACGTTATAGCTCAATTGTAACTGAACCCGAAAATCTTAAATTTATTGATCGTTTAGTTGCAGATAGCCGAGCTGTTGCATTAAATCACACCGCTGGACTTTCAACACCACAACAAGTGCAGATGGTTTTATTTGCATTATGCGAAATGATTGATACCGATCAAAGTTACAAAGCTGCATTAAAATCATTAATCCGTCGTCGTGCTGCGTCTCTTTATCAACATTTAGGCCTTAAACACACTGTGGATAACAATAGTGTTGATTATTATACTTTAATTGATCTTGAACATATTTGTCGTGAATTATATGACGATAAATTTGCTAAATGGATCTTAAAAAATAAGAATCCGTCTGAAATGTTATTTAGAATAGCTGATGAAGCCGGGGTTGTTTTATTACCTGGTAAAGGCTTTGCTGTGCAACATCCTTCTGCTCGCGCATCTTTAGCGAACTTAAATGAATATCAATATGCAGCGATTGGTTTGTCAATGCGTAAACTTGCACAAGAGTATTATGATGAGTACAAAAGCAAAGCAAAGAAAAAATAGTTAATCATTTCATTTATTAACTGATAACTTGTAATACCCTAGTTTATCTAGGGTTTTTTTATGCCAATTGGTTAGTTAGTATAAATCTTATTTATTTAAATTGACTAAAAACAAATTAATTTAATATTGTTTTTTAATTCTAAGTAGTTATTTGACAGTTTAATTTTTACTCTATAAGATCGTAAATGAAAATCATTATCAATTGTAACGTGTTCGGATGAAAAAAATAACTGCAAAATTTAGTCTATTTAGTTTGTGCCTTATAAGCTGTTATAGTTCTATTGTACTAGCTGAAAGTAATATTAAAGATATCAAGAAAGATAATAAACAAGATAAATTAGAAACAATCACTGTCACAGGTGAAGGAGTACAACGTAGTGAATTACAAACCAGTTCAAGTTTAAATGTCATAACAAATAAGGATATCGAAAGACGTCCCGATCTTTACTCTTTAACAACTGTACTTAAACAAACTTCCAATATATTAGAAACCGGATTAGGCAATCAATTACCCACAATTCGAGGTGTTGAGGGCTCATCAGCTCATGGTGCAATATCTTTTTTAGCAGGTGCTCGCCCTAGAGTTAATGTACAAGTTGATGGTGATAATTCTAATTATAATGAATTAGCATTCGCAACTAAATCGCTATGGGATATCAAGCAAATTGAAGTTTTTCGCGGGCCACAAAGTTATGCTCAAGGACGTAATTCTATAGCTGGCGCTATTGTTATGCAAAGTAATGATCCCATCAATAAATTTGAAGCAGCAGCAAAAACGGATTATGGTAATCAAAATAAACGCCAATTTGCTGCCATGCTGTCTGGTCCATTAGTTGATGAGCAATTACTCTTTCGTTTTACGGTAGATGATCAAAGTCGTAAATCTTATGAACATTTAGCAAATTATCATCCAGCAGGTGATTCAAGGAAATTTAAAGCCACCACAACTAAGGCTAAATTGCTTTGGTTACCTTCAGCTGTGCCAGATTTTTATAGCCGTTTAACCTTTAAACATGTAGATTCACGAAATCCTCAGGGTGAGTTTAAACCAACAACAAATTATGATACCTATCGCTCTGTATTCAAAATTCGGACTTCAAGCACAATTTGGGATTCAGGTTATCAATTTAATGATACATGGGAATTTGAAAATAAAGTTGTTTATTCAAATTATATTCATGACCGTTTTTCTCTGCCTTCTGGAGCACCATCAAGAGTTGAGGGGCACAAATGGCAAGTTCAGCCAATTTTAAGATACAACAATGGTACATACAAAGGTTTATTGGGTCTATTTTATTTTCAGTCACCACAAGATGACAGTATTTTATTAGGGATCCGCAATCGTTATCATGACGTTACTAAAACTAAATCGGTTTTAGGGGAGTTTACCTTTAAACCAATTGATGTTATCGAAGTTAATCTATCAGCTCGTTATGAGCAAGAAAAACATACCCACAAAGGTGGTAGCTTATTTCTTTTAAATTATGATAATAAAACAAATGTTTTCTTACCGAAATTTGATATTGCTTATCTAATCAGTGATGATCAGCGTATTGGCGCTAAAATTTCTCGTGGTTA
The sequence above is drawn from the Gilliamella apicola genome and encodes:
- the typA gene encoding translational GTPase TypA; the protein is MIENLRNIAIIAHVDHGKTTLVDKLLKQSGTLDNLRGDDNERIMDSNALEKERGITILAKNTAIDWNDYRINIVDTPGHADFGGEVERVMSMVDSVLLLVDAMDGPMPQTRFVTQKAFAYGLKPIVVINKVDRPGARPDWVVDQVFDLFVNLGATDEQLDFPIVYASALMGIAGLDHEDMAEDMTPLFEAIVKHVEPPKVDLDGPFQMQISQLDYNNYVGVIGIGRIKRGRVKPNQQVTIVDSEGNKRTGKVGQVLGHLGLQRYEAEVAEAGDIIALTGLGELGISDTICDNSCVEALPPLTVDEPTVTMFFNVNSSPFAGKEGKFVTSRQILERLKKELVHNVALRVEETPDPDAFRVSGRGELHLSVLIENMRREGYELGVSRPKVIFKEIDGKRQEPFEQVTLDIEEQHQGSVMEALGLRKGDLTNMLPDGKGRVRLDYVIPSRGLIGFRTEFMTMTSGTGLLYSTFSHYDDVRPGEIGQRINGVMISNGTGKALAYALYSLQDRGKLFLGHGAEVYEGQIIGIHTRSNDLTVNCLTGKKLTNMRASGTDEATTLSPPVKMSLEQALEFIDDDELVEVTPLSIRLRKRHLTENDRKRAFRNNNKD
- a CDS encoding RnfABCDGE type electron transport complex subunit B, with product MQEVIMQTKQQYKAFIDEENCIGCGKCIRVCPTDAIVGSKQVLHTILPQLCTSCSNCINTCPTDCITLSTLGTALSENEELQLTEKKQQRLNYNQLVPPTILFPRTMAVNHSNQTSQQDRKQSIADAIARVKAKKNLAK
- a CDS encoding formate--tetrahydrofolate ligase; amino-acid sequence: MSLRPITEIAEQYNIPEQYVLPYGKHVAKIDLSILKSNQNKPKGKLILVTAITPTPLGEGKTVNTIGLSEGLNYIGKTAIACIRQPSLGPVFGVKGGAAGGGQAEVLPMETLNLHLTGDIHAITAAHDLASAALDARLYHEERLGDEFTAQTGLQRLNIDVNRIVWKRVIDHNDRALRHINVGVGGGVNGIERRDGFEITAASELMAILALASDLHDMRARIGRIILAYNTQGEPITAEQLEVAGAMTVLLKNAINPNLMQTVEQTPVLIHAGPFANIAHGNSSVIADRIALQLADYVITEAGFGSDMGMEKFFNIKYRQAGIKASCVVLVATVRSLKSNSGKYNIKPGQAIPKEISESNVELLEIGAANLAWHINNAKSYGLQVIVAINRFPHDSDEELAFLQKYAIEHGAFACEVSEVFTQGGKGAEKLAHHVIKACDAPSEIKLPYPDNMPLIDKIQTMVKKYGANKANLSEKALENIKEIQALKLDHLPLCIAKTPMSISADANLKNVPTDFDVDISHLAISAGAGFIRVYAGNVMTMPGLGTNPAYRQIDIDKDGNIVGLS
- the sohB gene encoding protease SohB, with the protein product MNWFSQYALFLAETATVVIAILSILIFILSQRRKLSTVSGRLSVKDISQEYEQIKDDVLMSSMDEFEAKQYTKDLKKQKKLEKKQAKLAIKQKQNKNNNQVTETNITDNPNLQIKVATANGAKPKLFVLSFNGSMDAHEVEELRQEITAVLAIIKPEDQVVIKLESPGGVVHGYGLAASQLLRFRARNIPFTAVVDKVAASGGYMMACTANKIVAAPFAIVGSIGVVAQIPNFNRLLKKHDVDIELQTAGEYKRTLTMFGENTDEGRQKFKQELEETHLLFKDFVKEYRPNVDIEQVATGEHWFAAQAKDKGLVDQISTSDDFILSHLDTHKIISVSFQRKQKLSEKISKNVVKSVERLLFRQGNGL
- the aspT gene encoding aspartate-alanine antiporter, encoding MFQWLFNWILDGLKHSPEILLFLSLSLGYLIGGIRIGKFQLGGVAGSLLVAVALSVFGVTVDAGVKAVLFALFIYAVGFESGPQFFRSLGVKTLREIFLALFIAVAGLITVVVLAKVFHLDKGLAAGLAAGGLTQSAIMGTASDALTQLGVSPEELSRLQGNVTIGYAVTYIFGSLGAIIICVNILPKIMGRDIGDDAIKAQAEQLHGSLLLGANQNFALSDISGRLYRVTNKINQSVSDIEKTVNGISVERIKRGNKILEASPDTLIKAKDIILVVGHRDAMIQANDLLGSEVDSASGMDVVMNTQDVEMRNSRYVGQSLSQVLSSDEVMQLKHGIYLVAIHRDGQTLPLNNDFHFKLGDVITIYGTDSDLRRVIDKIGAPITKSEKTDWIFHGLGLVVGLIIGLIVIRVSDIPITLGAGGGALLSGLLFGWFRSLHQTIGNIPTGAVQLLKDFGLAGFVAVVGLSSGLQAINTIREQGLSLFLIGVVVTVLPMLLAIYFGKYILGYKNAAVFAGALAGARSANPAFGEVLNKAGNSTPTNSFAITYALANVFLTLLGPLVVAFV
- a CDS encoding bifunctional aspartate transaminase/aspartate 4-decarboxylase gives rise to the protein MKNQTQYAKYANLSPFELKDNLIKLAQSHADRAMLNAGRGNPNFLAIWPRQAFFQLGIFATQESEMSYSYLNEGVGGFPIKAGLTGRFEHFIRQNYNKEGVSFLGKAFSYIRDQLGLDENAFLQEMVEGILGCNYPVPDRMLRFSEEVVKSYVLQQMGAQYLDRDDLDLFAVEGGTAAMAYIFNSMKENNLIQKGDKIAIGAPIFTPYLEIPELNDYQLVEVLINSDPDANWQYPESELRKLEDPSIKAFFLVNPSNPPSVKIDDKGLKIIADIVKKRPDLIILTDDVYGTFADDFQSLFAICPKNTILVYSFSKYFGATGWRLGVIATTKDNVLDRKIKALPSKTKQVLNKRYSSIVTEPENLKFIDRLVADSRAVALNHTAGLSTPQQVQMVLFALCEMIDTDQSYKAALKSLIRRRAASLYQHLGLKHTVDNNSVDYYTLIDLEHICRELYDDKFAKWILKNKNPSEMLFRIADEAGVVLLPGKGFAVQHPSARASLANLNEYQYAAIGLSMRKLAQEYYDEYKSKAKKK
- a CDS encoding TonB-dependent receptor; the encoded protein is MKKITAKFSLFSLCLISCYSSIVLAESNIKDIKKDNKQDKLETITVTGEGVQRSELQTSSSLNVITNKDIERRPDLYSLTTVLKQTSNILETGLGNQLPTIRGVEGSSAHGAISFLAGARPRVNVQVDGDNSNYNELAFATKSLWDIKQIEVFRGPQSYAQGRNSIAGAIVMQSNDPINKFEAAAKTDYGNQNKRQFAAMLSGPLVDEQLLFRFTVDDQSRKSYEHLANYHPAGDSRKFKATTTKAKLLWLPSAVPDFYSRLTFKHVDSRNPQGEFKPTTNYDTYRSVFKIRTSSTIWDSGYQFNDTWEFENKVVYSNYIHDRFSLPSGAPSRVEGHKWQVQPILRYNNGTYKGLLGLFYFQSPQDDSILLGIRNRYHDVTKTKSVLGEFTFKPIDVIEVNLSARYEQEKHTHKGGSLFLLNYDNKTNVFLPKFDIAYLISDDQRIGAKISRGYNPGGAGITFTYPFSTYSYGTEYLWNYELYHRWLSDDKRLKINTNIFYNDYKDMQIEYSHPLGITIANADKAITYGAEFNVEWQATQNLNLTTGLGLLKTKIKKYSDSKNYNGNKLTRAPGYTFNLGGYYNLPYGFETGLNASYVDSYYTDASNNRTSKIDSYYQANAYLAYNFKQGRIMFYADNVFNAHDKISLMSSSSRYSTYQQPRQVGISAQINY